The Stieleria maiorica genome includes the window GGGCTTTTCAGGTGGTCGATCAGCGCGTCGACGGAAATCCCAACCAGCGTCGGCTTTTTCGCAAGCGGGCGCTGGGTGTGGGTGATCCGCCAGATGCGGCCGTGGTCGTGATCACGGCGAGGGTCGCGAAAGTCATGCTGGGCGTGGTTGATGATGGAGTTGTACCAGTCGGCAACATACACGGCGCCGTCAGGGCCGATCTTCACGTCGACCGGACGGAAGTTCGGGTGTCTGGAGCTGATCAACGGGGCCAGCACTTTCGCGCTGAACCCGGCACCGTCCTCGATCAGTTCATACCGGACCACCGTGCGACTCTTAAAACGCCCCGTCAGCAATTGTCCTCGGATGTCTTCCCCGATGTGGCTGCCGGTCGCCAGATCGCCGCCGCACTGTTTTTCGGTACTGATCAGCGGTTTGACGCGAACCGCTTCGCCGCTGTTTCCCGTCGCCGGGGACAAATGCATGATGCGGGGGTTGTTCACCATGAACGACTGCCCCCAACGATCGAAGACGTGCCCCCAAGGGTTGCCACCGGTGCCGCGACAGAACAGTTGCAGCTCAAGCGTGCGAGGGTTGAATTGATAAACCCCTCCGTTGAAATTGCGTACCACGCCGTATTGCGTTTCGACTTGTGAATGCAGGAAAATGCCTTCTTGGAAATAGATCCAGCCTCCCGGGCCGCGACGCCAGGCGCTGATGCTGTGGTGACTGTCTTCGATCCCGAACCCCGTCAACACCAATTCCTTGACATCGGCGACATCGTCACCATCGGTGTCCTTCAAGAAAAAGACGTCGGGCGATTGCGCGACGTAACAGCCGCCGTTGGCAAGTTCGATCCCGGTCGGAAGATACAAACCATCGGCGAAGACCGTCGACTTGTCGGCCACACCATCATCATCGGTGTCTTCCAGAATGATGATTTTGTCGTTGGCAACCTCGCCCGGCTTGAGTTGGGGATAGGCCCACGAACAGGCGACCCAAAGTCGTCCTTTCGAGTCCCAGTGCATGTGGACCGGATTGGCAAACATCGGATCGGCGGCGAACAGGTTGACTTGGTAACCCGGCAGTAAATCGAAGTTTTCTCGCTGCGACTCCGGATCATGATTGTTGATCAAATCCAGATCCGCGCCTTTCAGGTTCGCGATCTTGATGCCCGTTGCGTCCTGTCCCGATGCCGTGTGTCCGAGTGCCAATCCCGCCAGCAGCAAGCCGACGCAAGGCAACAGATTTCCAGTTCGATTCATGGTTTTCATCATCAATGATCCGGCGTTGTTGGTGGATCGGGTTGGTGTTCAGGCTTTAGCCGCCCGCTGTCGCTGCTACGCAGCGACCGGGAGTCGCCTAAAGGCTAAACACCAACTCGGTGCCTGCGCCGTGCGATCGGAGAACTAATTCGGTTTTGAAATTCGAGAAAGACGCCAGGACCGTGTCTTGAGCTCCATCCCTCGGCTCAGCTGTCGATCCAGCTCAATGGCAAGCTGGTTGAATTGGATGACTTCTTGGGGAAGCGATTTGCCGCTGGGGGACGCGCGGCGCTCGCCGACGATGTGGACTTGATTGAGTGCCTTCCAGCTGTACGTGAATTGCAGATTCTTGTCATTGACCACCGCACGGTATGTCTGGGCCGTTTCGTGGGCCGGGGATGAATCGATGGCCACGCCTTGAGACCAGGCTTGAGCGGACGCGGTGGCAACGGGATGGTCATCCACCGTCAGTCGGTAGGTGCCGCGCGGAAGATTTTCGACGACCAAAGTGTCTCGAATGAATTCCAGTTGTGGCGGAAGCGGCTGGTCGGTCGGCGGGCGCAGCCTCGGTGCAGATGTTTCGCTGACCTGAAATCCTAACTCCGCCCCATCGGTTTCCAATTCGGTGACCTCAACTCCTTGAGCCTCCGCCGACTTGGTTGCCGCATCGATCCGCATCAGCCAATTGGGTTGATGGGGGACTCGGTCGTCGGCCGTCAACTGATCAAAGAACGTGTGGCTGATGGCCCAATAACCATACGGATTGAGATGGATTCCGTTGTGGGTCAAATTCGGTCCCGCCGGCTCATCCATCAGATAACGCGACGCTTCGAACAGATCGACAAAGGGGACATTGGCGTCCGTCGCCACCTCGCGCATCGCATGGGTGTACGTCTGGAGTTCGCGATTCTGCCGCGCCCGATCCGGTGTTCGTTTTCCCAGATCCTCGCATGCGATGGGTGAAACCAGGATCAGCCGGACTGCCGAATGACCGTTGTATTGTTTACCAATGTGCGAATCGATCAGGGCCTTCAAATGGTTCTTAAATCGCTCCACGCCCTGTTCGCCATTGAAGGATTCGCCCATGCCGAAGCAGGCGATGATCACATCCGTCTGATGGTCGGTCAGCGTCGATTCCTCGGTCGGGAATCCTGTCGGGCGATCGCGTGCCGACAGCATGTCTCCACCCCATCCCAAATTGCGAATCGAAACGGGATTATCGCGAGTATGCTGCAAGAGCATCGTTTCCAGGTAGCCGTGGATCCTCAATTGATCGGCGAACGTGTTGCCGATGATCGCGATGCGGTCGCCGGGTCGAATGGGCGGCTCGGCGGATGCGAACGAAACGACCAAGAACCACAGGGTAAACGACGCGGGAAAAAGGATTCTGAGCATGGGGCCGAATGATTAGATCGATAGAAAATCGCTTCAGACTACTTTC containing:
- a CDS encoding SGNH/GDSL hydrolase family protein; this translates as MLRILFPASFTLWFLVVSFASAEPPIRPGDRIAIIGNTFADQLRIHGYLETMLLQHTRDNPVSIRNLGWGGDMLSARDRPTGFPTEESTLTDHQTDVIIACFGMGESFNGEQGVERFKNHLKALIDSHIGKQYNGHSAVRLILVSPIACEDLGKRTPDRARQNRELQTYTHAMREVATDANVPFVDLFEASRYLMDEPAGPNLTHNGIHLNPYGYWAISHTFFDQLTADDRVPHQPNWLMRIDAATKSAEAQGVEVTELETDGAELGFQVSETSAPRLRPPTDQPLPPQLEFIRDTLVVENLPRGTYRLTVDDHPVATASAQAWSQGVAIDSSPAHETAQTYRAVVNDKNLQFTYSWKALNQVHIVGERRASPSGKSLPQEVIQFNQLAIELDRQLSRGMELKTRSWRLSRISKPN